The Acanthochromis polyacanthus isolate Apoly-LR-REF ecotype Palm Island chromosome 2, KAUST_Apoly_ChrSc, whole genome shotgun sequence genome contains a region encoding:
- the plekha7b gene encoding LOW QUALITY PROTEIN: pleckstrin homology domain-containing family A member 7 (The sequence of the model RefSeq protein was modified relative to this genomic sequence to represent the inferred CDS: inserted 1 base in 1 codon), with amino-acid sequence MAAPLGRDTLPDHWSYGVCRDGRVFFINDKTHSTTWLHPRTGEPVNSGHMIRSDLPRGWEEGFTEEGASYFINHNLRATSFRHPVTGQISPDNTEYTLQNRLESRMSKSAANQRSPGMVTESPKAVTTAAVDVTSGSKGSRGSGKVHSFGKRDQAIKRNLNIPVVVRGWLYKQDSSGMRLWKRKWFVLSDYCLFYYKDSREETVLGSIPLPSYVIAPVEPDDHINRKYAFKAEHCGMRTYFFSADTQEDMNGWIRAMNQAALMQQSHTIKRDVEKGAQQAVPQTNHVHINQNSSRSESIHRTDRDEPQDNGIRLAHGEEVRYGLELQGKPSQSAPQERLERLSPDSVNGAAHKNGQQTVIQVALPPEQNGNLVYQRSFVSRTDTEKHVHMQRKNTLAQVEHWVKVQKGEPSKSAPSAEYNLPRRTPPLKPKSSTADVTYQSLPKSPRLPSGSSSPPATCNLPSDYKYAHDRLSHFRMSTDERMATKEGMVWQLYEWQQRQQFRHGSPTAPVYTGPNFTDSSSFRVTVEMPRSISVPPSPCEVPPSVPSSFKPLSPRRPHTPSDRRTVRPLDEVAPGDSTRSSSPGHICAHLSQTSQIERRSVPSMGYITHTVSAPSLHGKTPEELTLLLIQLRRHQAKMAGVHSPSSAFAHLQNHQHNGLLGPSMQADDTYIQLKKDLEYLDLKVGPNKVTGRESLKKERPSRPVKIAESDADVKLSRLCEQDKILQELEASIRTLKEDKDKLESVLDVSHQQMEEYRDQPAHAEKIAYQQKLLQEDVVHIRAEISQVSTEMENAWNEYSRLERDVDWLKSALQGQMNRSDLTQQEKVQIRKELWRIEDVIAGLSTSKANYKVTISSVTNPERKFVPSVSVSSVPSVSGSPSAMEMRLSQQQQQQQQQHSPHLSPSSHTPTLSCSPSQQPLHHSATIISGLKWSEEDVPPRPPLPQLYSPDEHPPAVPPLPRETTVIRHTSVRGLKRQSDERKRDREIGQYTNGDSKVELRPFLSDPELMXAGDGSSHISIVASGHDGGYQTLPSRGMAASSFRVNQSSSISSYVTLRRSTSAAGMKERPKSALERLYSGDSAQQQQQRGKMSADEQLERMKRHQKALVRQRKRTLSHGDRHASSSSRSSSSRPLSADLGSWKREQDFDLQLLERAVQGEEAQGVRSVQGEERPPEHKERPRSHSDEWLTFRSMTTTPPAHEVDLEPLDYDLDLNKELSKPQKVLIPERYVDSEPEEQLSPQEVEERHRKVERIKSILAKSSVQNLTPAVSVDKPDVGLVALDSALQEQERIITMSYALASEASLKSKLVTVPPPPPPPPPPPLPPPPPPPPLPPVSLAPPSPLNNGIHYTFV; translated from the exons GTTAGAATCCCGTATGTCCAAGTCAGCGGCCAATCAGAGATCTCCCGGCATGGTCACAGAGTCCCCCAAGGCTGTGACCACAGCAGCAGTGGATGTCACCTCAGGGTCAAAG GGCTCCAGAGGTTCGGGGAAAGTTCACAGTTTTGGCAAGAGGGATCAGGCTATTAAAAGAAACCTCAACATCCCAGTGGTAGTAAGAGGCTGGCTCTACAAACAG GACAGCTCTGGAATGCGGCTGTGGAAACGGAAGTGGTTTGTTTTGTCGGACTACTGCTTGTTTTACTACAAAG ACAGCCGAGAGGAAACGGTGCTCGGGAGCATCCCTCTGCCCAGTTATGTCATCGCACCGGTTGAGCCTGATGACCACATTAACCGCAAATATGCTTTCAAG GCAGAACACTGCGGGATGCGGACATATTTCTTCAGTGCGGACACGCAGGAGGACATGAATGGCTGGATCCGGGCCATGAACCAGGCTGCGCTGATGCAGCAGAGTCACACTATAAAGAG AGATGTAGAGAAGGGTGCACAACAGGCAGTCCCACAAACCAACCATGTCCACATCAACCAGAACTCATCACGGTCAGAAAGCATTCATAGGACGGACAGGGATGAACCTCAGGATAACGGTATCAGACTGGCTCACGGAGAAGAGGTGAGGTATGGATTAGAGCTCCAGGGGAAGCCCAGCCAGTCTGCCCCACAGGAAAGATTAGAGAGACTGTCTCCAGACTCCGTCAATGGTGCCGCTCACAAGAACGGACAGCAGACTGTAATCCAAGTGGCTCTGCCGCCAGAACAAAATGGAAATCTTGTCTATCAAAGGAGTTTTGTTTCACGGACGGACACGGAGAAACATGTGCACATGCAGAGGAAGAACACGCTGGCTCAGGTTGAGCACTGGGTCAAAGTTCAAAAAGGGGAACCGTCAAAGAG TGCTCCCTCTGCTGAGTACAACCTTCCTCGGCGGACTCCTCCTCTAAAACCCAAATCCAGCACAGCAGATGTCACCTATCAATCATTGCCAAAGTCTCCTCGTCTCCCGTCTGGCAGCAGCTCTCCTCCAGCGACATGCAACCTGCCCAGTGACTATAAGTACGCCCACGACCGACTCAGCCACTTCCGCATGTCCACCGACGAGCGAATGGCCACCAAGGAGGGGATGGTGTGGCAGCTGTACGAGtggcagcagcggcagcagttCCGTCACGGCAGCCCCACCGCTCCCGTCTACACCGGCCCCAACTTCACGGACTCCTCGTCTTTCAGAGTTACCGTGGAAATGCCACGCTCAATTTCTGTCCCTCCATCACCATGTGAAGTCCCACCATCAGTCCCCTCCTCCTTCAAACCCCTCTCCCCACGCAGGCCACACACACCCTCAGACAGACGCACAGTCCGGCCCCTGGATGAGGTGGCACCGGGGGACAGCACAAGGTCGAGCTCCCCTGGCCACATCTGTGCCCATCTTTCTCAG ACCTCCCAAATAGAGAGACGATCCGTGCCATCCATGGGCTACATCACACACACCGTCAGTGCTCCCAGCTTGCATGGCAAAACG CCAGAGGAGCTGACTCTGCTCCTCATTCAGCTACGGAGGCACCAGGCCAAGATGGCTGGTGTGCATAGCCCCAGCAGTGCGTTCGCTCACCTGCAGAACCACCAGCACAACGGCCTCCTTGGCCCCAGCATGCAG GCTGATGATACTTACATACAACTGAAGAAGGACCTGGAGTATCTAGATCTGAAGGTGGGCCCCAACAAA GTTACTGGACGtgagagtttaaaaaaagaaagaccaTCAAGGCCTGTGAAAATAGCAGAAAGTGATGCCGAT GTGAAATTAAGTCGACTGTGTGAACAAGACAAGATTCTCCAGGAGTTAGAGGCCAGCATACGCACTCTAAAGGAGGACaag GACAAGTTGGAGTCTGTGCTGGATGTTTCCCACCAGCAGATGGAGGAGTACAGAGATCAGCCGGCTCACGCTGAGAAAATTGCCTATCAGCAGAAATTACTACAAGAAGATGTGGTCCACATCAGAGCTGAAATATCCCAAGTCTCCACA GAGATGGAGAATGCATGGAACGAGTACAGTCGCCTGGAGAGAGATGTGGACTGGCTGAAGTCTGCCCTGCAGGGACAGATGAACCGCAGTGATCTTACTCAG CAAGAAAAAGTCCAGATCAGAAAGGAGCTGTGGAGGATTGAAGATGTCATCGCAGGCCTCAGCACCAGTAAAGCCAACTACAAAGTCACTATCTCCTCTGTTACCAACCCAG AGAGGAAATTTGTGCCTTCAGTGTCGGTGTCATCAGTGCCTTCTGTGTCTGGGAGCCCGTCTGCTATGGAGATGAGATtgtcccagcagcagcagcagcagcagcagcagcacagcccCCACCTCAGCCCCAGCAGCCACACCCCCACGCTTTCTTGCAGCCCCAGCCAGCAGCCATTACACCACTCTGCAACCATCATCAGTGGGCTTAAATGG AGTGAGGAAGATGTGCCTCCCAGACCTCCTCTACCTCAGCTCTACAGTCCTGATGAGCATCCCCCTGCTGTGCCTCCGTTGCCCCGGGAGACAACAGTCATCCGACACACCTCCGTACGCGGCCTCAAACGCCAGTCAGACGAACGCAAAAGGGATCGAGAGATTGGCCAGTACACAAATGGAGACAGTAAG GTGGAACTTCGGCCTTTCCTGAGCGATCCAGAGCTCA GAGCAGGAGACGGCTCCAGCCACATCAGTATTGTAGCATCTGGGCATGATGGAGGTTACCAGACGTTACCTAGCAGAG GAATGGCTGCCTCCTCATTTAGAGTAAATCAGTCTTCAAGCATCTCCTCATATGTGACTCTCCGAAGATCAACCTCAGCAGCCGGCATGAAG GAGAGACCAAAAAGTGCCTTGGAGCGTCTGTACTCTGGGGACTcggcacagcagcagcagcagagggggaAGATGAGCGCTGACGAGCAGCTCGAGAGGATGAAGAGACACCAGAAGGCCCTCGTCCGCCAGCGCAAACGCACTCTGAGTCACGGAGACCGCCATGCCTCTTCATCGTCGCGCAGCTCGTCCTCGCGCCCGCTCTCGGCAGACTTGGGATCA TGGAAGCGAGAGCAGGACTTTGACCTGCAGTTGCTCGAGAGGGCCGTTCAGGGGGAAGAGGCTCAGGGAGTTAGGAGTGTCCAGGGGGAGGAAAGACCTCCCGAGCACAAAGAGAGACCCCGCTCACACTCTGATGAATGGCTGACCTTCCGCTCCATGACTACAACCCCTCCCGCCCATGAGGTCGACCTGGAGCCGCTGGACTATGACCTGGACCTCAACAAAGAG CTATCCAAGCCTCAGAAAGTGTTGATTCCGGAGCGCTACGTGGATTCAGAGCCGGAGGAGCAGCTCAGCCCTCAGGAGGTGGAGGAACGTCATCGTAAGGTGGAGCGCATCAAGAGCATCTTGGCAAAGTCCAG CGTGCAAAACCTCACGCCAGCGGTGTCTGTGGACAAGCCAGACGTCGGGCTAGTGGCGCTCGATTCGGCTCTGCAGGAGCAGGAGAGGATCATCACCATGTCCTACGCTTTGGCCTCAGAGGCTTCGCTGAAGAGCAAACTAGTCACAG TCCCACCGCCTCCTccgcctccccctcctcctcctcttcctcctcctccgccgccccctcctcttcctcccgtATCTCTGGcgcctccttctcctcttaACAACGGAATTCACTACACATTTGTCTAA